AAGATACTATCTTTTAGATATAGTTCCCGTTCATTCAAATGCCAAACAAGAAATTCACTAAATGAAGCAGGAATTCTCGTTTTAAATCCGAATTCTTGTTCACATACTTAATTAAAAGGAGTTCTCATATGACATACGCTAAAGCTTCTATCTTCTTTAGTTTGCTCGGTCTACTCATCGCCTATATGATTTTCCCGCCGCTCAACTGGTCGTTCGGACCGAACTCGATGCTTACGATTCCGATCGGACTTGCCATTTATCTGTTCGGAATCGGACTCGGGATCGTCGCCATCAAACGACGCGAACCGGGAATCCTCAAATACGTCAGTCTCGCTTGTGCCGTTCCGCTTGGCGTGTTACTACTGCTCTTTCTCGGTTTCATCTTCAGCGGGCAGATTTAATCATTTTACAATAGTTGTTCATGAGACGTTTTCCCGCTTGCATCGAATGTCAGTTGATGGATTGCTGGACTCGCCATCGTGTTAAGCCACTCATTGGCTGGTCGTCCAGTGTAGTGTTCGAGCACTAACGCCAACACGAGACCATGCGTCGCGACGACCACTCGGTGGTGCGGGTGGGTTTTACGTAGATGATCGATGGCTACTAGAACACGATTGCGTGCTATTTGATTCGACTCTCCACCACTTTGCGCGTAATCGTCATTTTGGAATGATCGCTTCAACAGTTCTTCTAGCCGTTCAGGTGATAAACGTTCGTCTGTTTCCTGAAAACGCCGTTCCTGAAACGCTGCCTCGTAGATTCGCAAATCTCGTTGCTCAGCAAGCGGACGGACGGAATCCATCGCCCGTCGCATGGGACTAGAATAAATGATATCAATCGGTATCGCTTGAAAGAACGCTACGAGTTCCTGCGCTTGTTCTTGACCTGCATCTGTTAATCCCCGCCCTCGATCACTGCCTGTTTTGATCGATTCGCAATGGCGAACGAAATAGATCGTCCTCATCGCAACTGGACCCACGTTCCTTCAGAAATTACATCTACGTTCGAACCGATGACACGGATCGCTGTCGCGTCGTCGATTGCGTAAGCTGGATTC
This region of Exiguobacterium acetylicum DSM 20416 genomic DNA includes:
- a CDS encoding histidine phosphatase family protein: MRTIYFVRHCESIKTGSDRGRGLTDAGQEQAQELVAFFQAIPIDIIYSSPMRRAMDSVRPLAEQRDLRIYEAAFQERRFQETDERLSPERLEELLKRSFQNDDYAQSGGESNQIARNRVLVAIDHLRKTHPHHRVVVATHGLVLALVLEHYTGRPANEWLNTMASPAIHQLTFDASGKTSHEQLL